In Haloimpatiens massiliensis, the following are encoded in one genomic region:
- the brnQ gene encoding branched-chain amino acid transport system II carrier protein, translated as MSKKNKDALVVGLALFAMFFGAGNLIFPPELGMQSGSKWMLSTVGFFLTGIGMPLLGIMAVSRAGGSIDKLCSKVSPTFSKILGTIIVLCIGPFLAIPRTGATTFEMGIKQIFPGLNSIIFSIIYFSITLFFVLKPSEIVDKIGKILTPILLGVLALIIFKGISSPIAKPGVPFIKSAFSTGFVGGYQTMDAMGSILMAGIVLKSLVDKGYKEPKVQMKLAFKSSLIAALGLAFVYGGLLYLGATANTVFPQNITKTQLVMNIAASTLGGFGSIALAICVTLACLTTSIALTATTGNYFNELTKGKVSYEKIVIITTVISAILANVGVEKIVRLSMPVLVAVYPITIVLIVMNMFDNLIQNKGAYIGAVYGALFVSLFDAMSALGFNTSFIGKFMNIIPLSEQGFAWIVPSIIGAILFSLMKQKEKGLIEE; from the coding sequence GTGAGCAAAAAGAATAAGGATGCGTTGGTGGTAGGATTAGCGTTATTTGCTATGTTTTTTGGGGCGGGTAATTTAATATTTCCACCAGAATTAGGAATGCAATCTGGTTCAAAATGGATGTTATCTACAGTAGGGTTTTTCTTAACAGGGATAGGAATGCCACTTTTAGGAATTATGGCCGTATCTAGAGCTGGAGGAAGTATTGATAAGTTGTGTAGCAAAGTGAGTCCTACATTTAGTAAAATATTGGGAACTATAATAGTTCTTTGCATTGGACCTTTTTTAGCTATTCCAAGAACTGGTGCCACTACTTTTGAGATGGGTATAAAGCAAATTTTCCCAGGATTAAATTCCATTATATTTTCTATAATTTATTTTTCAATAACTTTGTTTTTTGTATTGAAACCATCAGAGATAGTAGATAAGATTGGTAAAATATTAACACCAATTTTATTAGGAGTCTTAGCACTCATAATATTTAAAGGCATAAGTTCACCTATAGCAAAGCCAGGGGTACCTTTTATAAAAAGTGCTTTTTCTACTGGGTTTGTAGGTGGATATCAAACTATGGATGCTATGGGATCTATACTTATGGCTGGGATAGTTTTAAAAAGTCTTGTGGATAAAGGATACAAAGAACCAAAAGTTCAAATGAAATTAGCTTTTAAATCATCTCTAATAGCTGCTTTAGGTTTGGCTTTTGTCTATGGAGGACTATTATATCTTGGTGCTACAGCAAATACAGTTTTTCCACAGAATATAACTAAAACTCAGTTAGTAATGAATATTGCTGCAAGTACATTAGGTGGATTTGGTTCAATAGCACTAGCTATATGTGTTACATTGGCATGTTTAACTACATCAATAGCTTTAACAGCTACTACAGGCAACTATTTTAATGAACTTACTAAAGGAAAGGTAAGCTATGAAAAAATAGTCATAATTACTACTGTAATAAGTGCTATTTTAGCTAATGTTGGAGTAGAAAAAATAGTTAGATTATCTATGCCTGTGCTTGTGGCGGTTTATCCAATAACTATAGTTTTAATAGTCATGAATATGTTTGATAACTTAATACAAAATAAAGGGGCATATATAGGAGCTGTTTATGGAGCCCTATTTGTAAGTTTATTTGATGCAATGTCTGCGTTGGGATTTAATACATCTTTTATAGGGAAATTTATGAATATAATTCCCCTATCGGAGCAAGGATTTGCGTGGATAGTTCCATCAATAATAGGAGCAATATTATTTAGCTTAATGAAACAAAAGGAAAAGGGGTTAATAGAAGAATAA
- a CDS encoding GyrI-like domain-containing protein, with amino-acid sequence MELPEPNIVEIDTFKIIGTKYFGKNQHNEINKLWQDFYPRIKEIKNRITVNKSYGICELFPGSSKFYYISSVKVANSEKVPENMVCKIIPYSKYALFTHKGSLNSLGQTYEYIYGIWLPNSPYEHSILPDIEEYDNTYCRDNLEECVINIYIPIK; translated from the coding sequence ATGGAATTACCTGAACCTAACATAGTAGAAATAGATACCTTTAAAATAATAGGCACTAAATATTTTGGTAAAAATCAACATAATGAGATAAATAAACTTTGGCAAGATTTTTATCCAAGAATTAAAGAAATTAAAAATAGAATAACTGTAAATAAAAGCTACGGAATATGTGAATTGTTCCCTGGTAGTTCTAAATTTTACTATATATCTTCTGTAAAGGTTGCCAATTCTGAGAAAGTTCCAGAAAATATGGTATGTAAAATAATACCTTATTCTAAATATGCCTTGTTTACTCATAAGGGATCTTTAAATAGTCTCGGTCAAACTTACGAATATATATATGGAATATGGCTTCCCAACTCACCTTACGAGCACTCAATATTACCCGATATAGAAGAATATGATAACACCTATTGTAGAGATAATCTTGAGGAATGTGTTATTAACATATACATACCTATTAAGTAA
- a CDS encoding ATP-dependent DNA helicase, giving the protein MDSSHIIKVSVRDLVEFLYRRGDLISSFKGASRNVDAIKIHQKIQKKGGENYNKEFYLCHTSDIDDIKIEISGRADGVIILENEVVIDEIKTTTRPLEEIYEDFNLAHWAQAKCYGFIYADENSLTSIKVQLTYYSFVNEDIKTFIKEFSFEELKDFFYGMLNRYLKYAKMRQNWRCVRDNSIKDLKFPFNNYRKGQREFAIGVYKTIKKGKKLFAEAPTGTGKTLATLFPSIKGMGEGICSKIFYLTAKNMGKIAAENTMNYMLENGLKLKSVSLTSKEKICFKDKNCDPDICPYAKGHYDRVTDAIEEIFQKENLIDDEKIKMYAEKYEVCPFEFSLDLCNWADCIICDYNYVFDPRVYLRRFFDSYNDYVILVDEAHNLVDRSREMYSAELSKKTMMDLKKIVKEKIPDLYKNLSKINSFFLKNKKEVEEEYYISKNLPEDIYSLSRKFLSICDKWLSKEEEWEFKDELLEVYFNVYRFCKVCEWYGEQYVSYFKKEKNDIVLKLFCLDPSKFIEAFGKVVKSTIFFSATLAPIDYYMNVLNGSGESYKLRLKSPFPENNLCLVVDNRISTKYSQRKYTYDQVVQDIYNVIKSKKGNYLVFVPSYEYMEVLYQKFIDLNLEIQCVKQEYSMEEEEKENFLKMFDEGKNDTLVGFVVMGGMFGEGIDLTGDKLIGAVVVGVGMPQICVERDLIRDYYNEKNSKGFQYSYIYPGMNKVMQAAGRVIRRESDKGVVLLIDTRFGTSTYRSLFPKHWRTIFKKDERGIIKILEEFWDDK; this is encoded by the coding sequence ATGGATAGTAGCCATATAATAAAAGTTTCAGTGAGGGATTTAGTAGAATTTTTATATAGAAGAGGAGATTTGATATCTAGTTTTAAAGGAGCATCTAGAAATGTAGATGCAATAAAAATTCACCAAAAAATTCAAAAGAAAGGTGGAGAAAATTATAACAAGGAATTTTACCTATGTCATACTTCAGATATAGATGATATAAAAATAGAGATAAGTGGAAGAGCTGATGGGGTAATAATTTTAGAAAATGAAGTTGTAATTGATGAAATAAAAACCACCACAAGACCTTTAGAAGAAATATATGAGGATTTTAATTTAGCTCATTGGGCACAGGCTAAATGCTATGGATTTATATATGCAGATGAAAATTCTTTAACTAGTATAAAGGTTCAACTTACCTATTATTCTTTCGTAAATGAAGATATAAAAACATTTATAAAAGAGTTTTCTTTTGAGGAATTAAAAGACTTTTTTTATGGAATGTTAAATAGATATTTAAAATATGCAAAGATGAGGCAAAACTGGAGATGTGTTAGAGATAATTCTATAAAAGATTTAAAATTTCCCTTTAATAATTATAGAAAAGGTCAGAGAGAGTTTGCTATAGGAGTATATAAAACCATAAAGAAAGGTAAAAAATTATTTGCAGAAGCACCAACGGGTACAGGAAAAACTTTAGCTACTTTATTTCCAAGTATAAAAGGAATGGGAGAGGGAATATGTTCTAAAATATTTTACTTGACAGCTAAAAATATGGGGAAAATAGCTGCAGAAAATACTATGAATTATATGCTAGAAAATGGTCTTAAATTAAAATCTGTTTCATTAACTTCTAAAGAAAAGATATGTTTTAAAGATAAAAATTGCGATCCGGATATATGTCCTTATGCAAAAGGGCATTATGACAGGGTTACTGATGCCATAGAAGAAATTTTTCAAAAAGAAAATTTAATAGATGATGAAAAAATTAAAATGTATGCTGAGAAATATGAAGTATGTCCTTTTGAATTCTCTCTTGATTTATGTAATTGGGCTGATTGTATAATTTGTGACTATAATTATGTATTTGATCCTAGAGTCTATTTAAGAAGATTTTTTGATTCTTACAATGATTATGTAATTTTAGTAGATGAAGCACACAATTTAGTAGATAGAAGTAGAGAGATGTATTCGGCTGAATTAAGCAAAAAAACTATGATGGATTTAAAAAAGATTGTAAAAGAAAAAATACCAGATTTATATAAAAATTTAAGTAAAATAAATTCCTTTTTTCTTAAAAATAAAAAGGAGGTGGAGGAAGAGTATTATATAAGTAAAAATTTACCGGAAGATATTTATTCTTTATCTAGAAAGTTTTTAAGCATATGTGATAAATGGTTGAGTAAGGAAGAAGAGTGGGAGTTTAAAGATGAGCTTTTAGAGGTATATTTTAATGTTTATAGATTTTGTAAGGTTTGTGAATGGTATGGAGAGCAGTATGTAAGTTATTTTAAGAAAGAAAAAAATGATATTGTATTGAAGTTATTTTGTTTAGATCCATCTAAATTTATAGAAGCCTTTGGGAAAGTAGTTAAATCCACTATATTCTTTTCTGCTACTTTAGCTCCGATAGATTATTATATGAACGTGCTTAATGGTAGTGGTGAAAGTTATAAATTAAGGCTTAAATCACCATTCCCAGAGAATAATTTATGCTTAGTGGTAGACAATAGAATTTCAACTAAATATTCTCAAAGAAAGTATACATATGACCAAGTGGTACAGGATATATATAATGTAATTAAATCTAAAAAGGGAAATTATTTAGTGTTTGTACCTTCCTATGAATATATGGAAGTACTATACCAAAAATTTATTGACTTAAATTTAGAAATTCAATGTGTAAAACAGGAATATAGTATGGAAGAAGAGGAAAAAGAAAATTTTTTAAAAATGTTTGATGAAGGAAAGAACGATACTTTAGTAGGATTTGTTGTAATGGGTGGAATGTTTGGAGAAGGAATAGATTTGACAGGAGATAAGCTAATAGGAGCGGTGGTAGTAGGAGTTGGTATGCCTCAAATTTGTGTAGAAAGGGATTTAATAAGAGATTATTATAATGAAAAGAATTCCAAAGGATTTCAATACTCATATATATATCCTGGAATGAATAAAGTTATGCAAGCAGCGGGAAGAGTAATAAGAAGGGAAAGTGATAAAGGCGTGGTACTTCTTATAGATACTAGATTTGGCACATCTACTTATAGAAGCTTGTTTCCTAAGCATTGGCGTACTATTTTTAAAAAGGATGAAAGGGGCATTATAAAAATATTAGAAGAATTTTGGGATGATAAATAA